The segment TGACCGCATATATCCCCATGCTGACCGATGCGGGCGGCAACGCGGGCAGCCAGAGCACCTCCACCATCATCCGCGGCATGGCGGTGGGCGATATCCAGCCCCACGATCTGCCCCGCATCCTGTGGCGCGAGAGCCGCGTGGCCCTGCTGTGCGGCGGCACGCTGGCGGTGTGCAACTTTGCAAAGATGCTGCTGTTCGACCGCATTGCGGCTCCGGTGGCACTGGTGGTGTGTCTGACCCTGATCTGCACCATCCTGCTCTCGCAGATCATCGGCGGCATTCTGCCCGTGGCAGCAGAAAAGCTGCACGTAGACCCCGCTGTGATGGCTTCGCCCCTGATCACCACCATCGTGGATACCACCACGCTGCTGGTATACTTCAACATTGCAAAGGCACTGCTGCACCTGTAAGACCCAAAGAACCGCTGTCTGAGCTCCCGGAAAAGGCCGTATGACCTTCCGGGAGCTTTTTTGAGCCAAAATACGATGCGCGGCATTGCCGGGAACGGCAGACATTTGCAGAAATTTGCGGGAAAAATGATCAAAACCGCAAAAAATGACGGCAGAACTGTCCCTGAAAATATTTTTCAAGATATACAAGAAATACACGGCGTCCCCAAAAGAGGCCATGCAACATTTTGTAATCTTTTTGAGAGAAAAATGACATAATTTTTTTGCTTTTGTAGGAAGGTTGCAAATGTATGAAAAATTGTGATGTTTCGAGAAAAGAAATTGGCGAGCCCAAAAAGCATTTGTTGAAATGGCACAAAAGAACTCCTTCAATCTTGTGAACTTGTTCTCTTGCACAGGGGGCTCTGCAAGGGTATAATACGAACAGGAATTACAGGAACGTGCAAGAATGCTCCTGTGAAAATGCTGAGATACGAATTGAAGGAGAACACTATTATGAAAATGATTTCGCGTCGTGACTTCCTGAAGGCATCTGCTGTTGTTGGTGCAACTGCTGCTATGACCGCTTGCGGCGGCTCTTCCAGCACCTCTACTGCTGCATCTTCTGTTGCTGCATCTTCCGCTGCGGCTTCCAGCGCTGCTGCAACCAACGGTTCCGCAAACATCGGCGTGTGCATCTATCAGTTTGCTGATAACTTCATGACCCTGTACCGCTCCGATCTGGAAGAGTACCTGAAGGACATGGGCTACTCCGTCACCATCATGGACGGCAAGAACGACCAGAACACCCAGACCGAGCAGATCAACACCTTCCTGCAGCAGGGCGTGGACGTGCTGGTCATCAACCCCGTGCAGACCACTTCCGCACAGACCATCGTTGATACCGTCAAGCCCTCTGAGACTCCTATCGTCTTCATCAACCGTGAGCCCGACAAGAGCGTTCTGGACTCCTACGCAGACAAGTGCTGCTACGTTGGTGCTGACGCACGTCAGTCCGGTACTTATCAGGGCGAGCTGATCCTGGAGACCGAGACTCAGGGCGATATCAACGGCGACGGCAAGATCACCTACATTATGTGCAAGGGCGACCCCGAGAACATCGATGCTCAGTACCGCACCGAGTACTCCATCAAGGCCCTGACCGATGCAGGCAAGGAAGTTGAGTGCCTGTACGAGTACCTGGACAACTGGGATCAGACCACCGCTCAGCAGGACGTTGCAAACGCTCTGTCTCAGTACGGCGACAAGATCGAAGTTGTCTTCTGCAACAACGACGCAATGGCACTGGGCGCTCTGCAGTCCATCCAGCAGGCTAAACGCACCGTCGGCAAGGACATCTATCTGGTTGGTGTCGATGCACTGGCTGAGGCTGTTCAGGACGTTCTGGATGGCAACATGACCGGTACCGTGCTGAACGACGACGTGGGTCAGGCTACTGCAGCTGCTGAGGCTACCAAGCTGTACGTTGAAGGCTCCAAGGTCGAGCAGTACTACTGGGTCGACTATGTGAAGGTGACCAAGGACAACGCTTCCGAGTACGTGAAGTAAGACCAAAGTTTTCCTGAAACAATGCAAGGTGCGCAGTGGACCTTGACGGCTTGAACAAAGCTATAAAGCGCGTGCGTGCGAGAAATATTCTCCGCGCACGCGCCTTGTTTTGAAGAAAGGTTTTTCTGCGGCCTGATAATAAACGACAAGGAGGCTCTGCGGAATGTCAGAATACCGTCTGGTAATGAAAGGCGTGGTCAAGACCTTCCCCGGCGTCAAAGCGCTGGATCACGCCCAGTTGGAGCTTCGCCCCGGTAAGGTCATGGCGCTGATGGGTGAAAACGGCGCCGGTAAGTCCACACTGATGAAATGCATGTTTGGCATTTACAAGATGGACGAGGGCGAAATTGAATACGAGGGCGAAAAAGTTACCATCACCACCCCTCTGGATGCACTGAACCGCGGCATTGCCATGGTGCATCAGGAACTGCAGCCGATTCCGGCACGTACTGTGGCCGAGAACATCTGGCTGGGCCGCTACCCCACCAAAAAGTACGGTCCTGTTACGGTGGTGGATCACGCCAAAATGTACAAGGATACGGAGGAGCTGCTGAAAAAGCTGAAGCTGGAGATCAATCCCCATGCAAAGCTTGGCTCTCTGAGCATCGCACAGATGCAGATGGTGGAAATTGCAAAGGCTGTTTCCGCAAACTGCAAGGTGCTGATCCTGGACGAGCCCACTTCCTCGCTGACCGCAAACGAAGTTGAGTCGCTGTTCCGCATCATGCGCGAGCTGAAGGCTCTGGGCGTGGCACTGGTCTATATCAGCCACAAGATGGACGAGATCAAGGTCATTGCGGACGAAGTCACCATCATGCGCGATGGCCAGTACATCGGTAAGTGGGACGTTGCCAACATGACCAAGGAAGAGATCATTGCAAAGATGGTCGGCCGTGAGCTGTCGAACCTGTATCCCCCGCTGGAGAACCATCCCTCGGACGAGGTCATGATGAAGGTGGAGGACTTTACCTCCATCCATCCCCGCTCCTTCCGCCATTGCAGCTTTGAGCTGAAAAAGGGCGAAATTCTGGGCGTGGCTGGTCTGGTGGGCGCACAGCGCACCGAGCTGATGGAAGGCATCTTCGGCCTGCGTGCCCATACCTCTGGTAAGGTGTGGATCAAGGGCGAAGAGGTCAACATCAAGCAGCCCCGCGATGCCATCCAGAAGAGCGTTGCTCTGCTGACCGAGGACCGCCGTGCTACCGGCATTCTGGGCGTGCTGAGCGTTGCCGATAACATCTCCATCGCTTCTCTGGACGCCCTGCGCAAGGGTCCCATCATGCTGGACAACAAAAAGATCCTGGATCTGGTGGCTACCAACAAGGAAAAGATGGCCATCAAGGTACCCAGCCCCAAGACCCAGATCAAGAGCCTTTCTGGCGGCAACCAGCAGAAGGTGCTGATCGCCCGGTGGCTGGCCAACAACCCCGATGTGCTCATTCTGGACGAGCCTACCCGCGGCATCGACGTCGGTGCAAAGTATGAAATTTACTGCATCATCGCCGATCTGGCCAAGCAGGGCAAGAGCATTATCATGATCTCCTCCGAAATGAGCGAGATCATCGGTATGTCCAACCGTGTTATGGTCATGTGCGATGGCCGCATCACCGGCTTTATCGACGGCAAGGACGCTACGCAGGAAAACATCATGGCACTGGCTACCCAGTTCGAGACCGCACCCACCGCTGCGGCAAATCAGTAAATAAGGAGGCTGTCTATCGTGGAAGCTACCAAAAAATTGAATGGCAAGGCTGTGGGCAAGTGGCTCAGCAACAACGCCATTATTATGATGATGCTGGCCATCACTCTGATCGTTGGCATCATGCACCCCAACTTCTTCTCCGGCACCAACATGATCAACCTGTTCAAGAACGTGTCCATCCGCTACATCATCGCGCTGGGCATTTCCGGCTGCCTGATCACCACCGGTAACGACCTGTCCGCTGGCCGTCTGGCTGGTTTTGCCGCCTGCCTTGCCTGCATTTTTGCGCAGACCGAAGGCGCTTCCGGCAAGTTCTACCCCAATATGCCCACCCTGTCCACCCCCGTGGTGTTCATTCTGGTTATTGCCATCTGCGCCATCGTGGGTCTGTGCAACGGTCTGGTGGTCAGCTACCTGAAGGTGCAGCCCTTCATTGCTACCTTGGGTATGCAGCAGGTGGTCTACGGTATCTGCCTGGTGTACACCGGCGGTACCCCCATCGGCTCTTTGAACAAAAACTTCACCTCTCTGGCCTCCAACACCATCATCGGTGTGCCTGTGCTGATCTGGATCGCTCTGATCGTGGCCGGGTGCTTCTGGTTCCTGTACAACAAGACCCGTCACGGCAAGTACATGTACGCCATCGGCGGCAACGAAGCTGCTGCTGAGGTGGCCGGTGTCAACGTGCACGCTACCAAGATCCGCATCTACATTCTGGCCTCCTGCATGTTCGGTCTGGCAGGCTGCCTGCTGGCTGCAAAGTCCGGCGGCGCATCCGTCAACACCGCACAGGGCTATGAGCTGGACGCCATCGCAGCCTGCACCATCGGCGGTGTTTCCACCACCGGCGGCGTTGGTACTGTTCCCGGCGTTCTGGTCGGCGTTCTGGTTTT is part of the Faecalibacterium sp. HTF-F genome and harbors:
- a CDS encoding sugar ABC transporter ATP-binding protein, whose protein sequence is MSEYRLVMKGVVKTFPGVKALDHAQLELRPGKVMALMGENGAGKSTLMKCMFGIYKMDEGEIEYEGEKVTITTPLDALNRGIAMVHQELQPIPARTVAENIWLGRYPTKKYGPVTVVDHAKMYKDTEELLKKLKLEINPHAKLGSLSIAQMQMVEIAKAVSANCKVLILDEPTSSLTANEVESLFRIMRELKALGVALVYISHKMDEIKVIADEVTIMRDGQYIGKWDVANMTKEEIIAKMVGRELSNLYPPLENHPSDEVMMKVEDFTSIHPRSFRHCSFELKKGEILGVAGLVGAQRTELMEGIFGLRAHTSGKVWIKGEEVNIKQPRDAIQKSVALLTEDRRATGILGVLSVADNISIASLDALRKGPIMLDNKKILDLVATNKEKMAIKVPSPKTQIKSLSGGNQQKVLIARWLANNPDVLILDEPTRGIDVGAKYEIYCIIADLAKQGKSIIMISSEMSEIIGMSNRVMVMCDGRITGFIDGKDATQENIMALATQFETAPTAAANQ
- a CDS encoding substrate-binding domain-containing protein, which encodes MKMISRRDFLKASAVVGATAAMTACGGSSSTSTAASSVAASSAAASSAAATNGSANIGVCIYQFADNFMTLYRSDLEEYLKDMGYSVTIMDGKNDQNTQTEQINTFLQQGVDVLVINPVQTTSAQTIVDTVKPSETPIVFINREPDKSVLDSYADKCCYVGADARQSGTYQGELILETETQGDINGDGKITYIMCKGDPENIDAQYRTEYSIKALTDAGKEVECLYEYLDNWDQTTAQQDVANALSQYGDKIEVVFCNNDAMALGALQSIQQAKRTVGKDIYLVGVDALAEAVQDVLDGNMTGTVLNDDVGQATAAAEATKLYVEGSKVEQYYWVDYVKVTKDNASEYVK
- a CDS encoding ABC transporter permease subunit; its protein translation is MEATKKLNGKAVGKWLSNNAIIMMMLAITLIVGIMHPNFFSGTNMINLFKNVSIRYIIALGISGCLITTGNDLSAGRLAGFAACLACIFAQTEGASGKFYPNMPTLSTPVVFILVIAICAIVGLCNGLVVSYLKVQPFIATLGMQQVVYGICLVYTGGTPIGSLNKNFTSLASNTIIGVPVLIWIALIVAGCFWFLYNKTRHGKYMYAIGGNEAAAEVAGVNVHATKIRIYILASCMFGLAGCLLAAKSGGASVNTAQGYELDAIAACTIGGVSTTGGVGTVPGVLVGVLVFELMKVALQFMNVNSSYTYIVQGLVIIVAVAIDIRKYLAKK